In one Colletotrichum destructivum chromosome 2, complete sequence genomic region, the following are encoded:
- a CDS encoding Putative DH domain, PH-like domain superfamily protein produces MNMRSRLRGSTRTLHRSAGCFPSLPIWRQYLTISCLSLKLKELFRFESLLPSFALATHAGFFFPSLDHVPTKVRNLTPATSSPSASTPQNLAQLAVPAPLHHSSLGVATVHHALNPLVLPLLSWTSKMASPPDSASLGSCSRSSSVRINRKTSCATSNPPSPGSQHESTTSEDVFEDVDLSSGLDGLHIDGVEVWDTLSNMAAFGLEPNNSNSYDSYDNLVPFPQISLDDSDDALELSDSDMSPKQGPFHKWMRNLHRRAKQRPRPMNADGTLPWKLLDSADRSALSRRTRHRRSSSGSSFGFVAAVKSASVSLASGSAINRPRGNSRHSLAPSRTERSSRASFTAARFSEDSCHVEWPAEVDPLATERALQRRRILEELISTEESYIGDVRFLMNVYITILASLPTLPMGLRSSINRNLTDIVELHEELLGELHRVVPDSEYTQIDIPPSPSRPIGRRHQRLRSLDSVPEDDCRAISWLQEVPGMVSEAQIAGDVAKVFSRKMNRFFIYEEYGAKYEMMIKDVASAHRTMPQWDTYQRGIEALASSLGPANTHADLSKKSLTIGDLLVKVRSCSLPLPTKVLTSPQPIQRICKYPLLFAELLKYTPVMDCPNSHMEVESALLRLREATAEINRATNDRRMKSILEKTWILQDRLVFPEQKLDAASKNRIRSFGHVDLCGALHVCWQTKEGARGQYMICLLYHNVLCLASASKVDQIYTIQACINMGGIKIEETDNGRGLQCHTAPFSWKLVFECDSQLYELLMTACSPREQEEWRSRLTNAAKGEQEQIDPSLYSSMFLSMKSLGTVFRKPGRCFQSHINGSVPLTAFSPSPGTVARRISIHRATTVGPKSPLCQVILKNTSVVRDNSDAASNSSINRSQSLLTTNPRIPIIAPPRGERARLEALMSDIWSRDILPFPGMTGRSRSEHLVRSSASTMMRKLSVASIASSFAKRSNSVASLGKLVAEDDTGDKGSTLQGNPSKLCRAESSNTEHGPDDEVENTKGARLPKIDDDVEVTSTVSAPATPMLLPSAIFVHADPVEQLWPGHDGRASSNVLPSRPKVLRTASGNNLPRIRRDPITPKISPCPSERDEKDLQINAAKAPRLSHKPSMRWGRVGTLNRDDLVQGIRSFFR; encoded by the exons ATGAACATGCGGTCCCGACTCCGTGGTTCGACTAGGACCTTGCACCGGTCGGCTGGTtgtttcccttcccttccaaTCTGGAGGCAGTACCTCACTATCTCCTGCCTTTCCTTGAAGTTGAAAGAGCTTTTTCGCTTCGAatccctccttccctccttcgCTCTAGCGACCCACGCTGGCTTTTTCTTCCCGTCCCTTGACCATGTACCTACCAAAGTAAGAAACCTCACGCCGGCGACATCATCCCCTTCAGCTTCAACCCCCCAAAATCTCGCGCAGCTGGCAGTTCCAGCACCTTTGCATCATTCATCTCTTGGTGTTGCTACCGTACATCATGCTTTGAATCCTCTTG TCTTACCTCTTCTTTCTTGGACCTCAAAAATGGCTTCGCCACCAGACTCTGCATCTCTCGGTTCCTGTTCCCGCTCCAGTTCTGTCCGAATCAACCGAAAGACAAGTTGCGCCACTTCAAATCCCCCGTCGCCCGGGTCACAACACGAGTCGACCACGTCTGAGGATGTTTTCGAAGATGTCGACCTTTCATCTGGACTTGACGGTCTGCACATTGACGGTGTCGAAGTCTGGGACACTTTAAGCAACATGGCTGCTTTTGGACTAGAGCccaacaacagcaactcCTACGACTCCTACGACAATCTTGTCCCGTTCCCCCAGATCTCATTAGACGATAGCGACGACGCTCTTGAGCTTTCGGACTCGGACATGTCGCCCAAACAAGGGCCCTTTCACAAATGGATGAGAAACCTGCATCGACGCGCCAAACAGCGGCCCCGGCCCATGAACGCAGACGGCACTCTGCCCTGGAAACTTCTTGATTCCGCTGATAGGTCAGCTCTTTCTCGGAGGACTCGCCACAGGAGATCATCATCGGGCTCGTCGTTTGGCTTCGTCGCGGCGGTGAAAAGTGCTAGTGTCAGTCTTGCTAGCGGCAGTGCTATAAACCGTCCTCGAGGCAACAGCCGTCACTCTCTAGCACCCTCCAGGACCGAACGCAGCAGCAGAGCTTCTTTTACAGCAGCAAGATTCTCGGAAGACAGCTGCCACGTCGAATGGCCGGCAGAGGTTGATCCGTTGGCGACCGAGCGAGCCTTACAGCGCCGCCGTATTTTGGAGGAGCTTATCAGCACGGAGGAAAGCTACATTGGAGACGTTCGTTTTCTGATGAAT GTTTACATTACGATTCTTGCTTCTTTGCCTACCCTACCAATGGGACTCAGGTCCTCCATCAACCGCAATCTCACGGACATCGTCGAACTTCACGAAGAGCTGTTGGGCGAGCTGCATCGAGTTGTGCCGGATTCGGAGTACACGCAAATCGATATtccgccatcaccaagcAGACCAATCGGACGTAGGCATCAACGACTGAGGAGTCTTGACTCGGTGCCAGAAGACGACTGCAGAGCCATAAGCTGGTTGCAGGAAGTACCTGGAATGGTCTCGGAGGCTCAGATCGCCGGCGATGTGGCCAAGGTTTTCAGCAGGAAG ATGAACCGTTTCTTCATTTACGAGGAATATGGGGCAAAGTACGAGATGATGATTAAGGATGTGGCTTCGGCTCATCGAACCATGCCGCAGTGGGATACATATCAAAGAGGCATTGAAGCACTGGCCTCATCGTTGGGTCCCGCCAATACACATGCCGACCTGTCAAAGAAGTCGTTGACAATCGGGGATCTCCTTGTCAAGGTGAGAAGTTGTTCACTGCCATTACCGACCAAGGTGCTTACAAGTCCTCAGCCAATCCAGCGTATCTGCAAATACCCGCTCCTATTTGCCGAATTATTGAAATACACGCCTGTCATGGACTGCCCAAACTCCCACATGGAAGTTGAGAGCGCACTGCTTCGATTGCGAGAGGCAACGGCTGAAATCAACCGAGCAACGAACGACAGGCGGATGAAGTCCATACTGGAGAAGACATGGATTCTTCAGGACCGTCTGGTTTTTCCTGAGCAA AAGCTTGATGCAGCTTCCAAGAACCGGATCAGGTCGTTTGGCCATGTCGACCTTTGTGGTGCGCTGCATGTTTGCTGGCAGACCAAGGAGGGTGCCAGAGGGCAGTACATGATTTGTCTTCTCTACCACAACGTCCTGTGTTTGGCCTCAGCAAGCAAGGTCGACCAGATTTACACCATCCAAGCATGTATCAACATGGGCGGCATCAAGATTGAAGAAACGGACAACGGCCGAG GACTTCAGTGCCACACGGCCCCGTTTTCGTGGAAGCTTGTGTTCGAATGCGACTCTCAACTTTACGAACTGTTGATGACAGCCTGCTCGCCCAGGGAGCAGGAAGAATGGCGGAGCCGGTTAACGAATGCCGCCAAGGGAGAACAGGAGCAAATCGACCCTAGTCTGTACAGTTCAATGTTTCTGAGCATGAAGAGCCTCGGGACGGTGTTTAGAAAACCAGGTAGGTGTTTCCAATCACACATTAACGGCTCTGTGCCGCTGACAgccttttctccttctccaggcaCTGTTGCTCGTCGGATTTCGATTCATCGCGCCACGACAGTCGGCCCAAAGTCCCCTTTATGCCAAGTCATACTGAAAAACACAAGCGTTGTGCGAGACAATTCGGATGCTGCCTCCAATTCATCCATCAACCGGTCGCAGTCGTTGCTTACGACAAACCCCCGAATCCCGATTATCGCTCCGCCTCGAGGTGAAAGAGCTCGGCTGGAGGCTCTCATGTCCGATATCTGGAGTCGAGACATACTCCCGTTCCCTGGCATGACTGGAAGGTCCCGCAGCGAGCACCTTGTCCGAAGCTCAGCGAGCACTATGATGCGAAAACTCAGTGTTGCGAGCATCGCCAGTTCTTTTGCAAAGCGATCCAACAGCGTGGCCAGTCTTGGAAAACTTGTGGCCGAAGATGATACGGGTGACAAGGGAAGTACGCTTCAAGGAAATCCTTCCAAGCTCTGCAGAGCCGAGAGCTCCAACACGGAGCACGGCCCTGACGATGAGGTCGAAAACACAAAGGGCGCTCGATTACCCAAAattgacgacgatgtcgaggttACAAGCACGGTTAGCGCTCCGGCAACCCCGATGTTGCTTCCGTCCGCGATTTTTGTACACGCAGATCCCGTCGAGCAGCTTTGGCCTGGACATGACGGCCGAGCATCCAGCAACGTGTTGCCATCGAGACCGAAGGTGCTGCGCACCGCGTCAGGGAATAATCTGCCTCGAATTCGTCGAGACCCTATCACACCGAAAATTTCGCCTTGCCCATCCGAGAGGGACGAAAAAGACCTCCAGATTAATGCAGCGAAAGCGCCTCGTCTTTCCCACAAGCCGTCGATGCGTTGGGGCAGGGTTGGTACACTGAACAGAGACGACTTGGTGCAGGGCATCCGAAGTTTCTTTCGATGA
- a CDS encoding Putative ribosome maturation protein SDO1/SBDS, which translates to MVRGEAHQTKVHYKGQEDDFIVFVEDVELFKKWKTDKSVPLAHFISSYKIFVTHKQGNQGTFDAASKSTLENEFGTSVDDKVIIQILEKGEAQNAEFPERQGNKNDSQGPMVAH; encoded by the exons ATGGTTCGCGGCGAGGCTCACCAGACCAAGGTCCACTACAAGGGTCAGGAGGACGACTTtatcgtcttcgtcgaggaTGTTGAGCTGTTCAAGAAGTGGAAGACCGACAAGTCCGTCCCTCTGGCGCACTTCATTTCCTCTTACAAGATCTTCGTGACGCACAA GCAAGGCAACCAAGGCACCTTCGATGCCGCCTCCAAGTCCACGTTGGAGAATGAGTTCGGCACCAGTGTCGATGACAAGGTGATTATTCAAATCCTCGAGAAGGGTGAGGCTCAGAACGCCGAG TTCCCTGAACGTCAAGGAAACAAGAACGACTCTCAAGGACCTATGGTTGCCCACTAG
- a CDS encoding Putative serine/threonine-protein kinase, active, giving the protein MAHRLLAKGGVDLEALSPRDANAQRVPKAIEMKTSKPVVQLKAAKDKEPPPQPPANVEEPPANDRPDGAVYQIGKMLGKGGFAVCYTGYHLPERKKYALKIVRSQMPSKMQQKFQTELQIHSKMNQKNIVQFFRAFSFQDCMYLALELCTNGSLMDMVKKRKGLTEPEVRFYSVQVAGAIKYMHGKGIIHRDLKMGNIFLDHRMNAKVGDFGLAALLVTGRDMQTIRRTTLCGTPNYIAPEILQKGKKGHDHMVDIWSLGIIMFAMLTSKPPFQSTSTEEIYRRARERDYEWPNPETSQKYISEEAKDCVATMLEDADMRPDPDVIVQHPFFTCGYMPVESDMTTRLLTLPPDGSEFYANRMSSQLQAVSKKNMENMCRECGVGPWAPVQVVHTQTWKEMAAEEKSGLTPLIPLGEDVVYRPFDDWLREKRHARALAASSATRSDVTSESHLSGSQTAPTGLLRQPPQSFAAQQRAQNRPPAMANTTKSRPQPEASSQPAETARPSSVRQHSAPETRKNPFAEPPLRKSTTVRRTPLPTTQSAGSLPSQAMASESSSQATVTMTGLMDNLRISSDQTEKASLFSPNECAEPVAGSKPDVVLERLRRLQTELERALNARTMAIISSKDTTPPHPNVVVKWVDYTNKFGLGYILNDGGVGCILRDIPTTEGNKTLTLPSACMLVRDAERHIERRHDESYPERHQPLPPRQDIHFYENNGESGLARVSVSSKQFRVPVYEDGTPGKLNPGRDVYEHRKRERVILWKKFANYMIAYGRDEPVPAEETVPRPMEFSVNNSQPPDLVTFYQRFGDVGCWVFGDGHLQFNFPDHTKIVLNAAGTWCHFWHLPIDAAQNLATTGSLGAAALDERAMLSYPLQTLLNFQAKPAASRSTRTTTTSRRRPEIPAELQGIPVANDFRRKIEFIKNAVKEWVTNGGLGNSAMDRDHRLRWGGYRETVMGNSFIKGVWVTVGARWGDSRLSAYVDPANPMEMGEEIDESKRRRH; this is encoded by the exons ATGGCCCATAGGTTACTGGCTAAAGGGGGTGTCGATTTGGAGGCCCTGTCGCCCCGGGACGCCAACGCCCAGCGCGTACCCAAGGCAATCGAAATGAAGACGTCTAAGCCCGTCGTCCAGCTCAAGGCTGCGAAGGACAAggaaccaccaccacaaccacccgCAAACGTCGAGGAGCCTCCAGCAAACGACCGTCCCGATGGAGCCGTGTACCAGATTGGCAAGATGCTCGGCAAAGGTGGCTTCGCCGTATGCTACACAGGGTACCATCTGCCGGAGCGCAAGAAGTACGCTCTGAAGATTGTGCGGAGTCAGATGCCGTCCAAGATGCAGCAGAAG TTCCAAACCGAACTCCAGATCCACTCGAAGATGAACCAGAAGAACATTGTGCAATTCTTCAGGGCTTTCTCGTTTCAAGACTGCATGTACTTGGCTCTCGAGCTCTGCACCAACGGCTCTCTCATGGACATggtcaagaagcgcaagggtTTGACCGAGCCCGAGGTTCGTTTCTACTCCGTGCAGGTGGCTGGAGCCATCAAGTACATGCACGGAAAGGGCATTATCCACCGAGATCTGAAGATGGGCAACATCTTCCTCGACCATCGCATGAACGCCAAGGTCGGCGATTTTGGACTGGCTGCTCTGTTGGTTACCGGCCGGGATATGCAGACCATAAGAAGGACCACTCTGTGCGGTACGCCCAACTATATCGCGCCCGAGATTCTCCaaaaggggaagaaggggcaCGATCACATGGTTGACATTTGGAGTCTGGGTATCATCAT GTTTGCCATGTTAACATCAAAGCCACCATTCCAATCGACGAGCACCGAGGAGATTTACCGCCGAGCGAGAGAACGAGACTACGAATGGCCGAACCCAGAGACTTCGCAAAAGTACATCAGCGAGGAAGCTAAGGACTGCGTTGCCACGATGCTCGAGGACGCAGATATGAGACCCGACCCAGACGTCATTGTTCAGCACCCCTTCTTCACCTGCGGCTACATGCCGGTGGAGTCCGACATGACGACCAGGCTTCTTACCCTACCGCCTGACGGCTCCGAGTTCTACGCCAACCGTATGAGCTCTCAGCTGCAGGCGGTCAGCAAGAAGAACATGGAGAACATGTGCAGGGAATGCGGAGTCGGCCCCTGGGCCCCAGTCCAGGTGGTTCACACACAAACCTGGAAAGAGATGGCTGCGGAGGAGAAGTCCGGCTTGACGCCTCTGATTCCTTTAGGAGAAGATGTTGTTTACAGACCATTTGACGACTGGCTCCGCGAGAAGCGCCACGCCCGCGCCCTTGCTGCTTCGTCGGCTACACGCTCCGACGTCACATCAGAATCCCACCTGAGCGGTTCGCAAACTGCGCCGACAGGCCTGCTGCGCCAGCCGCCTCAGAGCTTCGCCGCGCAACAGAGGGCCCAGAACCGTCCCCCTGCGATGGCGAACACCACGAAGTCACGACCTCAACCAGAGGCGTCCTCTCAGCCGGCGGAAACGGCACGCCCGTCATCGGTCAGACAGCATAGTGCGCCGGAGACCCGAAAGAACCCTTTTGCCGAGCCTCCCCTGAGGAAGTCTACCACGGTGCGGAGAACGCCGCTTCCGACAACGCAGTCGGCAGGGTCTCTTCCCAGCCAGGCGATGGCGTCTGAGAGCTCTAGCCAAGCCACAGTCACCATGACCGGTCTTATGGATAACCTTAGAATCTCGTCGGATCAAACCGAAAAGGCATCTCTTTTTAGTCCGAACGAATGCGCGGAACCCGTGGCAGGCTCCAAGCCGGATGTTGTCCTCGAGCGACTCCGCCGGCTCCAGACCGAACTGGAGCGTGCTCTCAACGCTCGTACTATGGCCATTATCTCGTCAAAAGATACCACCCCGCCCCATCCCAACGTGGTTGTCAAATGGGTGGACTACACGAACAAGTTTGGGCTCGGTTATATTCTgaacgacggcggcgtcggctgCATCTTACGGGATATTCCCACCACGGAAGGCAACAAGACCCTCACCCTGCCGTCGGCGTGCATGCTCGTCCGTGATGCCGAGCGTCATATAGAGCGACGACACGACGAATCGTACCCCGAAAGACACCAACCACTGCCGCCCAGACAAGACATTCACTTCTATGAGAACAATGGCGAGTCAGGCCTCGCCCGAGTCTCTGTTTCCTCGAAGCAGTTCCGCGTGCCGGTCTACGAGGACGGCACGCCCGGGAAGCTGAACCCTGGAAGAGACGTGTACGAGCACAGAAAGCGGGAGCGCGTCATCCTCTGGAAGAAGTTTGCCAACTACATGATTGCCTATGGCAGAGACGAGCCGGTACCAGCCGAGGAGACCGTTCCTCGTCCAATGGAGTTCTCTGTCAACAACTCTCAGCCCCCAGACCTGGTCACCTTCTACCAACGTTTCGGTGATGTTGGCTGTTGGGTCTTCGGAGACGGACATCTCCAG TTCAACTTTCCTGACCACACCAAGATTGTTCTGAACGCTGCAGGAACTTGGTGTCACTTCTGGCATCTCCCCATTGACGCGGCTCAGAACCTTGCCACCACCGGCAGTCTcggagctgctgctcttgATGAGAGAGCTATGCTGTCCTACCCGCTGCAGACGCTGTTAAACTTCCAGGCGAAGCCCGCGGCATCCCGCTCTACTCGCACAACCACCACAtcacgtcgacgccctgaGATCCCTGCAGAGCTCCAGGGCATTCCAGTCGCGAACGATTTCCGTCGCAAGATCGAGTTCATCAAGAACGCGGTCAAGGAATGGGTGACCAACGGCGGTCTGGGTAATAGCGCTATGGACCGTGACCACAGACTGCGCTGGGGCGGTTACCGCGAGACTGTCATGGGCAACAGCTTTATCAAGGGTGTCTGGGTGACTGTCGGTGCCCGATGGGGTGACAGCAGACTGTCGGCCTACGTCGACCCCGCCAACCCTATGGAGATGGGAGAGGAGATTGACGAATCCAAGAGACGGCGCcactga
- a CDS encoding Putative polymerase/histidinol phosphatase, producing MKTLSDDELRGLAGQYFAPKGLYQYTKSLPFLGDLKCDTSTLVAGQWTEIITEYTIGASGLADGAWIKGTFKFYSDWALFQTSDPRQDNYVSAEYIPGPLHDGQTPATVQSLAVRFDQKGHERPFQKAIIIDIVDGYMNPGDRITVRIGDRRWGSRGTRVQTFVEDEFLMRWYIDPVGTSRFAPIKPDIAFSIRPGPVARVKAITPRLVRADVAFPIHIHTEDVWGNATADVDGLESRVTVKKEDSSDAVWERRLPFPSQGWTVANDAVTLDSDGDYMLSVTIFNHEGFVIETQEYISVESSIPIPRPLYADLHVHSDDTVGTNSTTYNFSYAQQIAGLDVVGYTANDFNITKERWEKTLEIIKRVNSQGEFVVFPGTEWCGNSAAGGDHNVVFLDDPDTSRPEFPFDKNGNVARSFEWNEDGPAELLPGAWPLDEVYATYAHSPEAHLLIPHVGGRRCNLAWHHPQLERLLEIGSAWGLFEWLLRDAVTRGWELGVSANSDEHRGRCGGGVPGTAVFGTKGGLTGVLADRLERGEIAKALRGRRTFATTGERLVGLVSTGNGELQGDDVTVKLGESVALTYRFYGSGGFSSVEAWDASGRIFHRDLQQEASEHADGSTPRKIRVKWGGARVYDRYREAVWQGSILVPGAVVTHVQSFGGVSDNGEDVVKRVSDSQVIFDTRTSGDFDGVDIFLAENSGVPSTIRVSGHLGGYVKVGDVLKGNPHKSQPQFDLVVSKEEAVRPGGRKEDIRGGAELFVSVETLLDVPLPRRVEGRFPVTGGSPSTGHSRAVYFVGREHSGGKVITSPMFIRNKAE from the coding sequence ATGAAGACGCTCTCCGATGACGAGCTCCGAGGCCTGGCGGGCCAGTACTTTGCCCCCAAGGGCCTGTATCAGTACACCAAGAGCCTGCCATTCCTCGGAGACCTGAAGTGCGATACCTCAACGCTCGTGGCAGGCCAGTGGACCGAAATCATCACCGAGTATACAATTGGTGCCAGcgggctcgccgacggggcTTGGATCAAGGGCACATTCAAGTTCTACTCTGACTGGGCCCTGTTCCAGACCTCGGATCCCAGGCAGGACAACTATGTCTCGGCAGAGTACATACCCGGCCCGCTGCACGATGGCcagacgccggcgacggtgcaGTCGCTGGCCGTTCGTTTCGACCAGAAGGGTCACGAGAGACCCTTCCAAaaggccatcatcatcgacatcgtcgacggtTACATGAACCCTGGCGACAGGATCACCGTCCGCATCGGCGACAGGCGTTGGGGCTCGCGAGGCACACGCGTGCAGACCTTTGTCGAGGACGAATTCTTGATGAGATGGTACATTGACCCTGTGGGAACATCTCGGTTTGCGCCGATCAAGCCAGACATCGCCTTCTCCATCAGACCCGGACCCGTTGCTCGGGTCAAGGCCATCACGCCTCGCCTCGTCAGAGCCGATGTGGCGTTTCCCATCCATATCCATACGGAAGATGTATGGGGCAACGCGACGGCCGATGTTGACGGGCTGGAGAGTCGAGTGACCGTCAAAAAGGAAGATTCTTCTGATGCAGTGTGGGAGCGACGTCTGCCCTTCCCTAGCCAAGGCTGGACCGTCGCCAACGATGCCGTGACTCTGGATTCGGACGGGGACTACATGTTGTCAGTGACGATATTCAATCACGAAGGTTTCGTCATTGAAACACAAGAGTACATCTCGGTCGAATCGTCGATTCCCATCCCTCGGCCACTGTACGCAGACCTCCACGTCCACTCAGACGACACCGTCGGCACCAACTCGACAACGTACAACTTTTCATACGCACAGCAGATTGCCGGTCTCGACGTTGTGGGGTACACAGCCAACGATTTCAACATCACCAAGGAGCGCTGGGAGAAGACGCTTGAGATTATCAAGAGGGTCAACTCCCAGGGCGAGTTCGTCGTGTTCCCCGGCACGGAATGGTGCGGgaactcggcggcgggcggggaCCACAATGTTGTCTTCCTGGACGACCCGGACACGAGCCGTCCCGAGTTCCCCTTTGACAAGAACGGCAACGTGGCGCGGAGTTTCGAGTGGAACGAAGATGGCCCGGCCGAGCTCTTGCCGGGCGCCTGGCCCCTTGACGAAGTGTACGCCACCTACGCCCACTCGCCAGAAGCGcacctcctcatcccccacgtcggcggccggAGGTGTAACCTAGCCTGGCACCACCCTCAACTGGAGCGTCTGCTCGAGATCGGCAGCGCGTGGGGCCTGTTCGAGTGGCTCCTCCGCGACGCCGTGACCCGCGGATGGGAGCTAGGGGTTTCGGCCAACTCGGACGAGCATCGGGGCCGGTGCGGCGGAGGGGTGCCGGGTACGGCTGTTTTCGGCACGAAGGGCGGGTTGACCGGCGTGCTGGCCGATAGGTTGGAACGCGGCGAGATCGCGAAGGCGCTCCGCGGGCGTAGGACGTTTGCCACAACAGGAGAGCGACTCGTGGGCCTGGTCAGCACAGGCAATGGCGAGCTTCAGGGTGACGACGTGACTGTGAAATTAGGCGAGTCTGTGGCGCTCACATATCGCTTCTATGGTTCGGGCGGCTTCTCATCGGTCGAAGCTTGGGACGCCAGTGGACGAATCTTCCATCGCGACCTCCAACAGGAGGCATCAGAACACGCGGATGGGTCGACACCGAGAAAGATCCGTGTTAAATGGGGCGGCGCGCGCGTCTATGACAGATACCGTGAGGCAGTCTGGCAAGGCTCGATCCTCGTtcccggcgccgtcgtcacaCATGTGCAATCGTTTGGAGGCGTGTccgacaacggcgaggacgttGTGAAGCGGGTGTCCGATTCGCAGGTCATCTTTGACACACGCACAAGCGGCGACTTTGATGGCGTTGACATTTTCCTGGCCGAAAACTCTGGCGTACCTTCCACGATCAGAGTGTCGGGACACTTGGGCGGATATGTCAAAGTCGGCGACGTTCTCAAGGGCAATCCACACAAGTCCCAGCCGCAGTTCGACCTGGTTGTAAGCAAGGAAGAAGCCGTAAGGCCGGGTGGAAGAAAAGAGGACATCCGCGGTGGCGCAGAGCTCTTCGTCTCCGTCGAGACCTTGCTGGATGTGCCGCTGCCCAGGAGAGTTGAAGGTAGATTTCCGGTGACCGGTGGCTCTCCTTCCACCGGCCACAGCCGAGCTGTTTACTTTGTTGGAAGGGAGCACTCGGGCGGCAAGGTCATCACCAGCCCCATGTTCATTAGGAACAAGGCGGAGTAG
- a CDS encoding Putative major facilitator superfamily, MFS transporter superfamily gives MASKDTAAPEHHATVTRDDNFKVDVPEIDWTPEEERKAKWKLDLIIMPLLTLGFFCLQLDRGNIANAITDTFMEDVGISQFQFNVGQQLLSLGIVLFEIPSNMILYQVGPGKWLTLQLFLFGSVSTFQAFQKNYASFLATRFLLGVTESGYIPGGLWTLSTWYTRKETAKRVMVFFFGNQLGQASAKLIAYGILHMKGVAGYPGWFWLFVIMGAFTMASGMVLGFCLPDAFHNPHSWFVPQRSIFTARELHILQRRVMLDDPNKERKRQHIGLASFKKAFSNWRIWVHIFITLGNNGPFRGFDTYGPTIIRSFGFPSLTSNALAAVGLFLQVPMSFAFSWVSDRFNKRGETTIVAIGMHMFGYILNRIFTEINNRGVRYFGVVWTQIFASFPHPLNITWMSLTCNDSEERSLAMAMIIMSANIAAIYGAQLFQEDDKPRYRRAFDSNIGILAFALVLAAVRYGHELFQARRRRRRRMSVA, from the exons ATGGCCTCCAAAGATACTGCGGCACCTGAGCATCATGCAACCGTCACCCGAGACGACAATTTCAAGGTTGACGTTCCTGAAATTGACTGGACGCCagaagaggaaaggaaggCGAAATGGAA GTTGGACCTCATCATCATGCCACTCCTCACActcggcttcttctgccTGC AACTTGACCGGGGAAACATCGCAAACGCCATCACAGACACGTTCATGGAGGACGTGGGAATATCGCAGTTCCAATTCAACGTCGGCCAGCAGTTGCTGTCGTTGGGAATTGTGCTCTTCGAGATCCCTTCCAACATGATCCTTTACCAGGTCGGCCCCGGCAAGTGGCTGACCCTCCAGCTCTTCCTGTTCGGTTCCGTCAGCACGTTCCAAGCGTTCCAGAAGAACTACGCGAGCTTCCTGGCGACGCGattcctcctcggcgtcacGGAGTCCGGATACATTCCGGGAGGGCTCTGGACGCTCTCGACGTGGTACACCCGCAAGGAGACGGCAAAGCGGGTCATGGTGTTCTTCTTCGGCAACCAACTGGGCCAGGCGTCGGCCAAGCTGATAGCCTACGGCATTCTGCACATGAAGGGCGTCGCGGGCTACCCAGGATGGTTCTGGTTGTTCGTCATCATGGGGGCTTTCACCATGGCCAGCGGCATGGTCCTAGGCTTCTGTCTCCCGGACGCATTCCACAACCCTCACAGCTGGTTCGTCCCGCAGCGTAGCATCTTTACCGCGAGAGAGCTCCATATCCTGCAGAGGCGTGTGATGCTCGACGACCCCAacaaggagagaaagaggcagcACATCGGCCTCGCTTCGTTCAAGAAGGCG TTCTCTAATTGGCGGATCTGGGTGCACATTTTCATCACGCTCGGAAACAACGGGCCCTTCCGGGGATTTGACACGTACGGCCCGACCATCATCAGGAGCTTCGGTTTCCCGTCGCTGACGAGCAAcgcgctcgccgccgtgggcTTGTTTCTCCAAGTCCCCATGTCGTTTGCCTTCAGCTGGGTGTCGGATCGCTT TAACAAACGGGGAGAGACCACCATCGTCGCGATTGGCATGCATATGTTCGGCTACATTCTCAACCGAATCTTCACCGAGATCAACAACCGTGGCGTCCGATACTTCGGCGTAGTCTGGACGCAGATCTTCGCTTCTTTCCCCCATCCCCTCAACATCACGTGGATGTCCCTGACTTGTAACGATTCCGAGGAGAGGTCCTTAGCCATGGCAAT GATCATCATGAGCGCGAACATCGCGGCCATCTATGGCGCGCAGCTCTTCCAGGAAGACGACAAGCCTCGCTACCGCAGAGCATTTGATTCCAACATCGGTATCCTGGCCTTTGCCCTGgtgctggccgccgtcagGTATGGCCATGAGCTCTTCCAGgccaggagaagaagaagaagaagaatgtCCGTGGCTTGA